The Halodesulfovibrio marinisediminis DSM 17456 genomic interval AATACTATTTTTAGTACATTAAGTCACCAGAAATTCAGGGAAAGAGGTGTTGAAATATTGAAAGAAATGGGCTGGGTAAAAAAAGAGAGGCGACATGTTCTGAAAATGGGGGAGCACAGTGATTACGTCTTTAAAAAGATGCAATACGATTATAATAGGTATTTCTCATATCGGTCTGAATGGCTAAATGAAAAAAATTTTCAAGTAGATATGTTAAGTAAAACAATATCTTGCTGGGTTGTTTTGAACGTATGTTCATTTTTTCCGTTGACTTTGAAGAACGGATACATAAAGTGTAAACACTTACTAACCGAACAGGAGAATTTGTGGGCAGACGAAAAATAACCCGCGTTGTCAGAAGGATGCCCCATGTGGTGTTTTATAAGCCGCAGGGTATTCCGATGATGGATTTAAAAACAGTAGAGTTATCTGTGGACGAATTTGAAGCGCTGCAGTTGATTGATGCTGAGGGTTATTCACAGGAAGAGGCTGCTGCACAAATGGGCGTTTCCCGTCCTACACTTGGGCGCATTTTAGCAGGGGCACGAAAAACAGTAGCAACTGCACTTTCAAAAGGATGCGCAATTCGAGTTGAAGGTGGAGACTATAAATTTGAAGCAGACTTACAAGCTAAGAACGAAGCAGGACAGCCTTGTTGTTCTGGTGGTAAGCAAACAGATAGGTAAGTCCGGTGTGAATGTTTACATACCTGTGACACTTAAAACGACCATTTTCTGATGCAGAGACATCACCAAGGAGTAACAAATGGAATCTATTAAAATAGCAATCAGTACCAACGGCCCAACACTTGATGATACCGTTAATCCTCGTTTCGGGCGAGCACCAGGTTTTTTGATTGTTGATTCTCAGAGTCTTGAATTTACTTACTTGGATAATGGTCTCTCTCAGACAATGGCTCAAGGTGCCGGAATTCAGGCTGCACAGAACGTTGCAGGCAGCGGCGCAAAAGTTGTGCTTACCGGTTATGTAGGTCCAAAAGCTTTTACCGCACTGGAAGCAGCAAAGATCCAAGTTGGTCAGGATGTTGAAAATATGACAGTGCGTCAGGCAGTAGAAGAATTTACCAAAGGCAATATCACTATTGCTTCTTCACCGAACTCACAGGGCAAAAGCGGAATGGGCGGCGATGCTACTCAGACTCAAAGCGCCGGAATGGGTGCTGGTCGCGGACAAGGCGGCGGTCGTGGGCAAGGTGGACAGGGCGGCGGACGTTGTGGTGGCCAAGGTGGCGGTCGCAGAGGCGGAGGTCGTTTCTAGTGATTATTGCAGTGGCTAGCGGTAAGGGCGGTACTGGTAAAACAACAGTTACTGCTGCATTGGCAGCAAACTGGAAGTCCCCCGTTGCTGCAGTTGATCTGGATGTTGAAGAGCCTAATCTTCATCTATTTTTACATCCTGCGATCACCGGAACAGAGAAGGGATATATTGGGGTTCCTCAAGCAGACGAGGGGA includes:
- a CDS encoding DUF134 domain-containing protein; amino-acid sequence: MGRRKITRVVRRMPHVVFYKPQGIPMMDLKTVELSVDEFEALQLIDAEGYSQEEAAAQMGVSRPTLGRILAGARKTVATALSKGCAIRVEGGDYKFEADLQAKNEAGQPCCSGGKQTDR
- a CDS encoding NifB/NifX family molybdenum-iron cluster-binding protein, producing MESIKIAISTNGPTLDDTVNPRFGRAPGFLIVDSQSLEFTYLDNGLSQTMAQGAGIQAAQNVAGSGAKVVLTGYVGPKAFTALEAAKIQVGQDVENMTVRQAVEEFTKGNITIASSPNSQGKSGMGGDATQTQSAGMGAGRGQGGGRGQGGQGGGRCGGQGGGRRGGGRF